The following are encoded together in the Paludisphaera mucosa genome:
- a CDS encoding glycosyltransferase family 39 protein — protein sequence MAHRRWLIGILAFAALLHAAAIARTLVPAQDGLKFLAVARRFQTDPWVDVVRGTDQHPLYPALVAAAEPLTATLAGPGPDAWRIAAQAVSAAASLLMLLPLFALARRIFDDRVALVAAFLYVLLPVPAEVGRDTLGNAVGLLGMTTSLWLGATAVRRDSWRLAMACGLVGGAAYLARPEAIVAPAAVGLAYLVHLARTRGIRSIATAPAPAALALAVLVCVGSYALAKGQVSEKLALRHAAALGPQTIVRRSTPQPLPPGLDRAALDLSPKEESNERTLDGPFDALRWVGRRWWDEMCWGFAIMAIWGLARRRFIRTACGREAGDGSAERLVLGIFAATYVLVLMRHGSNLGYLSGRHVLPLVAISTIWSAAGMVICLQRLGTKVPASPRAWRAVVVAATAVVATGLVAYQLRTGHESRRGHWQAGRWLAAHAGAGDQILDTRGWARFVAGRPDGYDYWHVRQALSDRHLAYVVVGRDELEAKSRRSESLHALLAFAATPVQDFPSLVEGRDVGTRIYRVNQPVSWEGFAP from the coding sequence GTGGCGCACCGTCGCTGGCTCATCGGCATCTTGGCGTTCGCGGCGCTCCTCCACGCCGCGGCGATCGCCCGCACACTCGTCCCGGCGCAGGACGGCCTCAAATTCCTCGCCGTCGCGCGACGCTTTCAGACCGACCCCTGGGTCGACGTGGTCCGCGGCACCGACCAGCACCCCCTCTATCCGGCCCTCGTCGCGGCCGCGGAGCCGCTGACCGCGACGCTCGCAGGCCCCGGGCCCGACGCATGGCGGATCGCCGCCCAGGCGGTCTCGGCCGCCGCGTCGCTGCTCATGCTCCTGCCCCTGTTCGCGCTCGCCCGCAGGATCTTCGACGATCGCGTGGCGCTGGTCGCGGCCTTTCTGTACGTGCTGCTCCCCGTGCCGGCCGAGGTCGGTCGCGACACGCTTGGCAATGCGGTCGGCCTGCTGGGGATGACGACGTCGCTCTGGCTGGGCGCGACGGCGGTCCGCCGCGACTCTTGGCGGCTGGCCATGGCCTGCGGCCTGGTCGGCGGGGCGGCCTACCTGGCGAGGCCGGAGGCGATCGTCGCGCCGGCGGCCGTCGGCCTGGCGTACCTGGTCCACCTGGCCCGCACGCGGGGCATCCGCTCGATCGCCACGGCCCCCGCGCCGGCGGCCCTGGCGCTGGCCGTCCTGGTCTGCGTCGGCTCGTACGCCCTGGCGAAGGGGCAGGTCTCCGAGAAGCTCGCCCTGCGACACGCCGCCGCGCTCGGACCTCAGACGATCGTTCGTCGTTCGACGCCCCAGCCGCTCCCCCCGGGCCTCGACCGGGCGGCGCTGGACCTCTCGCCCAAGGAGGAGTCGAACGAGCGGACGCTGGACGGGCCATTCGACGCCCTGCGCTGGGTCGGCCGCCGCTGGTGGGACGAGATGTGCTGGGGCTTCGCGATCATGGCGATCTGGGGCCTCGCCCGACGGAGGTTCATCCGGACCGCCTGCGGTCGCGAGGCCGGCGATGGCTCCGCCGAGCGGCTGGTCCTGGGAATCTTCGCCGCGACGTACGTGCTGGTCCTAATGCGTCACGGCTCGAACCTCGGCTACCTGTCGGGCCGGCACGTGCTGCCGCTGGTGGCGATCTCGACGATCTGGTCGGCCGCGGGGATGGTCATCTGCCTGCAACGGCTGGGGACGAAGGTCCCGGCCTCGCCGCGGGCCTGGCGTGCGGTCGTGGTCGCGGCGACGGCCGTCGTGGCGACGGGCCTGGTCGCCTATCAACTTCGCACGGGTCACGAGAGCCGGCGGGGCCACTGGCAGGCCGGACGATGGCTCGCCGCGCACGCGGGGGCCGGCGACCAGATCCTCGACACCCGCGGCTGGGCCCGCTTCGTGGCCGGCCGGCCCGACGGCTACGACTACTGGCACGTCCGCCAGGCCCTCTCCGACCGCCATCTCGCCTACGTCGTCGTGGGGCGGGACGAGCTGGAGGCGAAGAGCCGACGCTCCGAGAGCCTCCACGCCTTGCTCGCCTTCGCGGCGACGCCCGTGCAGGACTTCCCGTCGCTCGTCGAGGGCCGCGACGTCGGGACGCGCATCTACCGCGTGAACCAACCGGTCTCCTGGGAAGGCTTCGCACCATGA
- a CDS encoding NAD-dependent epimerase/dehydratase family protein, with protein MATWLITGAGGWLGGWVLDAVGRTLADGDRIVVLGRNRPASLRGALFVGADLRDPEGLGRAVRDVAPDYVIHAAGKTPPTPDEEMYEANFWGTDRLLNALRHLDRPVRVVVAGSAAELGPVAAADLPVVEDQVCRPMTAYGRSKAMATAAALVARGPLEIVVGRVFNPVGPGMPESLAFGRFAAQLAAPDLPQTLLAGRLDARRDFVDVRDAARALVALAHQGQARRIYNIGSGHSRTVQEGLDLLIHLSGRSVRIGLDAGATRRGEPDDSRASLDRITAETDWRPSIPFERSMADLWSAASARGGMALPLTG; from the coding sequence ATGGCGACCTGGCTGATCACCGGTGCGGGCGGATGGCTGGGAGGCTGGGTCCTCGACGCCGTCGGGCGGACCCTGGCCGACGGGGACCGGATCGTCGTCCTGGGGCGGAACCGGCCCGCGTCGCTCCGCGGCGCGCTCTTCGTCGGGGCCGACCTCCGCGACCCTGAAGGGCTCGGCCGGGCCGTGCGCGACGTCGCGCCGGATTACGTGATCCACGCCGCCGGCAAGACGCCGCCGACCCCCGACGAAGAGATGTACGAGGCGAATTTCTGGGGGACGGACCGACTCCTGAACGCGCTCCGCCACCTGGATCGGCCCGTCCGCGTGGTCGTCGCCGGCTCGGCCGCCGAGCTGGGCCCGGTCGCAGCGGCCGACCTGCCGGTCGTCGAGGACCAGGTCTGCCGGCCCATGACGGCCTACGGCCGCAGCAAGGCGATGGCGACGGCCGCGGCCTTGGTCGCTCGGGGGCCGCTGGAGATCGTGGTCGGCCGGGTGTTCAACCCGGTGGGGCCGGGGATGCCCGAGTCGCTCGCCTTCGGCCGTTTCGCCGCGCAGCTCGCGGCGCCGGACCTCCCGCAGACGCTCCTCGCCGGCCGCCTCGACGCCCGCCGCGACTTCGTCGACGTCCGCGACGCCGCCAGGGCGCTGGTCGCGCTGGCGCACCAGGGGCAGGCCCGCCGCATCTACAACATCGGGTCGGGACACTCGCGTACGGTCCAGGAGGGGCTCGACCTGCTGATCCACCTGAGTGGCCGGTCGGTCCGGATCGGCCTCGACGCGGGTGCGACACGCCGGGGCGAGCCGGACGACTCGCGCGCCAGTCTCGACCGCATCACGGCCGAGACCGACTGGCGACCGTCGATCCCGTTCGAGCGGTCGATGGCCGACCTTTGGTCCGCCGCCTCGGCGCGCGGCGGCATGGCGCTGCCATTGACGGGCTGA
- the waaF gene encoding lipopolysaccharide heptosyltransferase II has translation MNIVVFLPSLIGDAVMATPTLRALRRGFPSGRLSIVAKPNVAPVLDGLDWFDETILFHPRSKLREQRTPALIRRLRGDRPDAAVLLPNSIRTAWIARLSGIPRRVGYDRYARGWLLTDRLAPPRDAAGKLLPCPIVEYYLGLAHVLGCPGEGVRLELATTPANEAAADEACTALGVDPSAGLVCLNTGGAFGPAKAWPAESFGVLARRLAEESNVSVVVLCGPSERDEARKIVALAAHPRVASLADRALSLGLSKAMVRRADLLVTTDSGPRHFAAAFGTPVVTLFGPTRIEWTRTNHPNAIHLYHPVPCGPCQRPVCPLGHHLCMKNLNPDRVFDASRRMLSGRRRPRASLRPGTEELTWRPG, from the coding sequence ATGAACATCGTCGTCTTCCTCCCCAGCCTGATCGGCGACGCCGTCATGGCGACGCCCACCCTCCGGGCCCTGCGTCGCGGGTTCCCCTCGGGCCGGCTCTCGATCGTGGCGAAGCCCAACGTCGCCCCCGTGCTCGACGGGCTCGACTGGTTCGACGAGACGATCCTCTTCCACCCCCGCTCGAAGCTCCGCGAGCAGCGCACGCCGGCGCTCATCCGCCGGCTCCGCGGCGACCGCCCCGACGCGGCGGTCCTGCTGCCGAACTCGATCCGCACGGCCTGGATCGCGCGGCTGTCGGGGATCCCGCGCCGGGTGGGCTACGACCGCTACGCCCGCGGCTGGCTGCTGACCGACCGCCTGGCGCCTCCCCGCGACGCGGCCGGGAAGCTCCTGCCGTGCCCGATCGTCGAATACTACCTGGGCCTCGCCCACGTCCTGGGATGCCCCGGCGAGGGCGTCCGCCTGGAACTGGCGACCACCCCGGCCAACGAGGCCGCGGCCGACGAGGCCTGCACCGCGCTCGGCGTCGATCCCTCGGCCGGCCTGGTCTGCCTGAACACCGGCGGCGCCTTCGGCCCGGCCAAGGCCTGGCCCGCGGAATCGTTCGGCGTCCTGGCCCGCCGACTGGCCGAAGAATCGAACGTCTCGGTCGTCGTCCTCTGCGGCCCGTCCGAGCGGGACGAGGCCCGCAAGATCGTCGCGCTGGCCGCGCATCCCCGGGTCGCGAGCCTCGCCGACCGGGCTTTGAGCCTCGGCCTGTCGAAGGCGATGGTGCGCCGCGCCGACCTGCTCGTGACGACCGACTCGGGGCCCCGGCACTTCGCCGCGGCGTTCGGCACCCCGGTCGTCACGCTCTTCGGGCCGACGCGGATCGAGTGGACGCGGACGAACCACCCCAACGCGATCCACCTGTACCACCCGGTCCCCTGCGGGCCCTGCCAGCGACCCGTCTGCCCGCTGGGCCACCACCTCTGCATGAAGAACTTGAATCCCGACCGCGTCTTCGACGCTTCGCGACGTATGCTTTCAGGACGGCGACGCCCACGAGCGAGCCTGCGACCCGGAACCGAGGAGTTGACATGGCGACCTGGCTGA
- the lpxK gene encoding tetraacyldisaccharide 4'-kinase, producing the protein MARIDPEVFLRLIRGETRGPLAALGRMGLGLGAAGYGVAVAARNAAFDRGLKAVHHARVPVVSVGNLTLGGTGKTPMVEWLARWYRERGLRVCLISRGYGRADAVNDEALVLEENLPDVPHLQDPDRSRLAEIAVDELEAELILLDDGFQHRRLARDLDLVLLDALDPFGLGRIFPRGLLREPASSLRRAGAVIVSRADLVPAERRAWIRDEARRHAPSVPILEARHAPRDLVDGEGSVGTLDGLPGRAVAAFCGIGNPVGFRRTIESLGCRLVDLRVFPDHHPYSADDVDGLVRWAGATGAELVLTTQKDLVKLRLSNLGDAPLRALRIGLELLGDARPLEGLLAGLIPESRPVPGA; encoded by the coding sequence GTGGCCCGAATCGATCCCGAAGTGTTCCTCAGGCTGATCCGCGGCGAGACCCGGGGCCCGCTGGCGGCCCTCGGCCGCATGGGGCTCGGCCTCGGGGCCGCGGGCTACGGGGTCGCCGTCGCCGCGCGGAACGCGGCGTTCGACCGCGGGCTCAAGGCCGTCCACCACGCGCGAGTGCCCGTGGTCTCGGTGGGGAACCTGACGCTGGGCGGGACCGGCAAGACCCCCATGGTCGAGTGGCTGGCGCGCTGGTATCGCGAGCGCGGCCTTCGCGTCTGCCTGATCAGCCGCGGCTACGGCCGGGCCGACGCGGTCAACGACGAGGCGCTCGTGCTGGAGGAGAACCTCCCCGACGTCCCCCACCTCCAGGACCCCGACCGGTCGCGGCTCGCCGAGATCGCGGTCGACGAGCTGGAAGCCGAGCTGATCCTACTCGACGACGGCTTCCAGCATCGCCGGCTGGCCCGCGACCTCGACCTCGTCCTGCTCGACGCCCTGGACCCCTTCGGCCTGGGCCGGATCTTCCCGCGCGGGCTGCTCCGCGAACCGGCCTCGTCGCTGCGGCGAGCGGGAGCGGTGATCGTTTCGCGGGCGGACCTCGTCCCGGCCGAGCGCCGGGCCTGGATCCGCGATGAGGCCCGCCGCCACGCGCCGTCGGTCCCGATCCTGGAAGCTCGCCACGCACCGCGAGACCTCGTCGACGGCGAAGGCTCCGTCGGCACGCTCGACGGCCTTCCCGGCCGGGCCGTCGCGGCCTTCTGCGGCATCGGCAACCCCGTGGGCTTCCGCCGCACGATCGAGTCGCTGGGTTGCCGGTTGGTCGACCTGCGGGTCTTCCCGGACCACCATCCCTACTCGGCCGACGACGTCGACGGGCTCGTCCGCTGGGCCGGGGCGACGGGGGCCGAACTCGTCTTGACCACGCAGAAGGATTTGGTGAAGCTCCGCCTCTCGAATCTCGGGGACGCGCCCCTCCGCGCGCTCCGGATCGGCCTGGAACTTCTGGGGGACGCCCGGCCGCTGGAAGGCCTGCTGGCGGGCCTGATCCCCGAGTCGCGGCCGGTCCCGGGAGCCTAG
- a CDS encoding Mpo1-like protein, whose translation MIPPPEPPHPLVVHWLKRHLSGVSFVLHMVGIPLTILGVLLFAVYAFLISFPIFVLALGLFVGGYALQMAGHYLEGTDPGEVIYFKRLLGVPYVEFPPGSGPFHELDGLARPSPGDGGGESTAGAGTARVGPSL comes from the coding sequence ATGATCCCGCCTCCCGAGCCGCCCCACCCCCTGGTCGTCCACTGGCTGAAACGGCACCTCAGCGGGGTCAGCTTCGTGCTCCACATGGTCGGCATCCCGCTGACCATTTTGGGGGTGCTGCTCTTCGCCGTGTACGCGTTCCTGATCTCGTTCCCCATCTTCGTGCTGGCGCTCGGGCTTTTCGTGGGCGGTTACGCACTCCAGATGGCGGGGCACTACCTGGAAGGGACCGACCCCGGCGAGGTCATCTACTTCAAGCGGCTGCTGGGCGTCCCTTACGTCGAATTCCCCCCGGGATCGGGCCCTTTCCACGAGCTGGACGGCCTGGCGCGGCCGTCGCCGGGCGACGGCGGGGGCGAATCCACAGCCGGGGCGGGAACGGCCCGAGTCGGCCCGTCCCTTTAA
- a CDS encoding TolC family protein, protein MRLTLRRNRWTHMAVLAAWVSSAGCQRLPYIDQTKSVPHDNMGKMALEDKEVTQADFLSSSTSLPIPKIAKPRTTNDPEADEIWPMTLQEAIRIGLDNSEVVRVIAFGAQGIPVGGFEPSPLNTGAGAGVASSLGAGTLQTVYDPAIQETQIAQALSVFDTGLITNMTWGKSTQPFNNAVQGGTFQLAGIKTPVISIQDTAQFQVGLQKRTATGAQLGIVHNVNWLYQNSTFLVTPSAYTTNLQMTLTQPLMGSAPMPGQQAGPPVGLEANRAPIVVARLNADAAVWRFKAEIMAQVRSIEQQYWALAQQHVQLWSAEKAVELAREIVNREQAELVVGKGTVADVAEAQQRMEQFNLDLVTKTADVITTERQLRNILGLPPADNRRIIPVTPPTEARLEPDWESSLAQMVTFQPDIVQQQLLVRIAELQLLVTRNQLLPQLSLNVLYQFNGLGQNLDTAEAVMTGATVKALEPVVAAQQRAAGVAGNPGLYNNFRTWQVGWSFQMPLGMRSPLASTRQAQYTLLRQRAFLQQVVHQTVHSLSRFFLEVDANFKQFKTASRLRAAAAERLAAQRAYYEEGRITIDRFLDAVSQYAQAVALEAQYKTTYNISIVALEEAKGTLLAYNNIAVAEGPNPRKAYVQARDIQEGHKQIPIPPDGPMYRERVVGPPTPDPVEPHQPPGVEDGGPLPAMPAPVGPLGPPPTPMPPYRPAGEPPILSQTPAPEARPADAPRIDPAALPASGPAPSPSPAPAPAAAPAGAQEAEALPPLPEVVDLPPLPQG, encoded by the coding sequence ATGCGATTGACCTTACGCAGGAACCGTTGGACTCATATGGCCGTGCTGGCGGCCTGGGTGAGCTCCGCCGGTTGCCAGAGACTTCCCTACATCGACCAGACCAAGTCCGTCCCCCACGACAACATGGGGAAGATGGCCCTGGAGGACAAGGAGGTCACGCAGGCCGATTTCCTGTCGAGTAGCACGTCCTTGCCGATCCCCAAGATCGCCAAGCCCCGCACCACCAACGATCCCGAGGCCGACGAGATCTGGCCGATGACGCTCCAGGAGGCGATCCGGATCGGCCTGGACAACTCCGAGGTGGTCCGCGTGATCGCCTTCGGCGCCCAGGGCATCCCGGTCGGCGGCTTCGAGCCGTCGCCGCTGAACACCGGGGCCGGGGCGGGCGTCGCCAGCTCGCTCGGCGCCGGCACGCTCCAGACGGTGTACGACCCGGCGATCCAGGAGACGCAGATCGCCCAGGCGCTCAGCGTCTTCGACACCGGGCTCATCACCAACATGACCTGGGGCAAGAGCACCCAGCCGTTCAACAACGCCGTCCAGGGCGGTACGTTCCAGCTCGCCGGGATCAAGACGCCGGTCATCTCGATCCAGGACACGGCCCAGTTCCAGGTCGGCCTGCAGAAGCGGACCGCCACCGGCGCCCAGCTCGGCATCGTCCACAACGTCAACTGGCTGTACCAGAACAGCACGTTCCTGGTGACGCCGTCGGCGTATACGACCAACCTGCAGATGACCCTGACCCAGCCCTTGATGGGCAGCGCGCCGATGCCCGGCCAGCAGGCCGGCCCGCCCGTCGGCCTGGAGGCCAACCGCGCCCCGATCGTCGTCGCCCGGCTCAACGCCGACGCGGCCGTCTGGCGATTCAAGGCCGAGATCATGGCCCAGGTCCGCTCGATCGAGCAGCAGTACTGGGCCCTGGCCCAGCAGCACGTGCAGCTCTGGTCGGCCGAGAAGGCCGTCGAGCTGGCCCGCGAGATCGTCAACCGCGAACAGGCCGAGCTGGTCGTCGGCAAGGGGACGGTCGCCGACGTCGCCGAGGCCCAACAGCGGATGGAGCAGTTCAACCTCGACCTGGTCACCAAGACGGCCGACGTGATCACGACCGAGCGTCAGCTCCGGAACATCCTGGGCCTGCCGCCGGCCGACAACCGCCGGATCATCCCGGTCACGCCGCCGACCGAGGCCCGCCTCGAGCCCGACTGGGAGTCGAGCCTGGCCCAGATGGTCACGTTCCAGCCCGACATCGTCCAGCAGCAGCTGCTGGTCCGGATCGCCGAGCTGCAGCTCCTGGTCACCCGCAACCAGCTGCTCCCCCAGCTCAGCCTGAACGTCCTCTACCAGTTCAACGGCCTGGGCCAGAACCTCGACACGGCCGAGGCCGTCATGACGGGGGCCACGGTCAAGGCCCTGGAACCCGTGGTCGCCGCCCAGCAGCGGGCCGCCGGCGTCGCGGGCAATCCCGGCCTGTACAACAACTTCCGGACCTGGCAGGTCGGCTGGTCGTTCCAGATGCCGCTCGGGATGCGGTCGCCGCTGGCCAGCACCCGGCAGGCCCAGTACACCCTGCTCCGGCAGCGGGCCTTCCTCCAGCAGGTCGTGCACCAGACGGTCCACTCGCTCAGCCGGTTCTTCCTGGAGGTCGACGCCAACTTCAAGCAGTTCAAGACCGCGTCGCGGCTGCGGGCCGCGGCCGCCGAGCGGCTCGCCGCCCAGCGGGCCTACTACGAAGAAGGCCGGATCACGATCGACCGCTTCCTCGACGCCGTCAGCCAGTACGCCCAAGCCGTCGCCCTCGAGGCCCAGTACAAGACGACCTACAACATCTCGATCGTCGCCCTCGAGGAAGCCAAGGGGACGCTCCTGGCCTACAACAACATCGCGGTCGCCGAGGGCCCCAACCCCCGCAAGGCGTACGTCCAGGCCCGCGACATCCAGGAAGGCCACAAGCAGATCCCGATCCCGCCCGACGGCCCGATGTACCGCGAACGCGTCGTCGGCCCGCCCACGCCGGACCCCGTCGAGCCGCATCAGCCGCCGGGCGTCGAAGACGGCGGCCCCCTGCCCGCGATGCCGGCCCCCGTCGGCCCGCTGGGACCGCCGCCGACCCCGATGCCCCCGTACCGCCCGGCCGGCGAGCCCCCGATCCTCTCGCAGACCCCCGCGCCGGAGGCCCGGCCGGCCGACGCCCCCCGGATCGACCCCGCCGCCCTGCCGGCGAGCGGACCGGCCCCGAGCCCGAGCCCGGCCCCCGCACCCGCCGCCGCACCGGCCGGTGCGCAGGAGGCCGAAGCCTTGCCCCCGCTCCCCGAGGTCGTCGACCTGCCCCCGCTGCCCCAGGGCTGA
- a CDS encoding BON domain-containing protein: protein MSRRLRFVVLAALAAPLTSSFAAAEQPAAAQTRATPEQAVVDSLRANPLILPYAIRVTTGKGGEIILAGKVGTKAVHDMAIRTVIDLGLVPHDDLVIDTAEAQRVALEQSYAAGAAVAAAPVGPPPYFVYPEPLFGRLDDPFWGFEPPILSIPPSYARRGDATSAAGEARPAPTADERLRRASAPVKGQVHLSVDEFGQVSLSGVVASEEDKRMIEQEARKAPGVTRVSSDLRVASRETPPPPPQPLDGKPIELQPSVPPPPAPGDVPAPAPTAVPAPQPVPAAAPAAQPGASLSARAEQSLERRPSLKGLGVDVQTRGDVATITGKVPSAYEAMLAYRAVEQTAGVREVVDDLEFPLPDEDHPNPLRTKGRPDDLEPYFLHQIRRHAGQSAHVDRVRVQGDVVQVRGSLPPAEDPARLDALLRSIPLLRDFHIESTFTAD from the coding sequence ATGTCCCGACGCCTTCGATTCGTCGTCCTCGCGGCCCTCGCCGCCCCCTTAACTTCATCTTTCGCCGCCGCCGAGCAGCCCGCCGCGGCGCAAACCAGGGCGACCCCCGAGCAGGCCGTCGTCGACTCGCTTCGCGCGAATCCGCTCATCCTGCCCTATGCGATCCGGGTGACCACCGGCAAGGGCGGCGAGATCATCCTGGCGGGCAAGGTCGGGACCAAGGCGGTCCACGACATGGCGATCCGCACGGTCATCGACCTGGGCCTGGTCCCCCACGACGACCTGGTCATCGACACCGCCGAGGCCCAGCGCGTCGCGCTCGAACAGTCCTACGCCGCCGGCGCGGCGGTCGCCGCGGCCCCGGTCGGGCCGCCGCCGTATTTCGTCTACCCCGAGCCCCTCTTCGGCCGCCTCGACGATCCCTTCTGGGGCTTCGAGCCGCCGATCCTGAGCATCCCCCCCAGCTACGCCCGGCGCGGCGACGCGACGTCGGCCGCCGGCGAGGCGCGCCCGGCCCCGACGGCCGACGAGCGGCTGCGGCGCGCCTCCGCGCCCGTGAAGGGGCAAGTGCACCTGAGCGTCGACGAGTTCGGCCAGGTCTCCCTGTCCGGCGTCGTCGCCAGCGAAGAAGACAAGCGGATGATCGAGCAAGAGGCCAGGAAGGCTCCCGGCGTGACCCGCGTGTCGAGCGACCTCCGCGTCGCCAGCCGCGAGACGCCCCCTCCCCCGCCCCAGCCCCTCGACGGCAAGCCGATCGAGCTTCAGCCGAGCGTCCCGCCGCCCCCCGCCCCCGGAGACGTCCCGGCCCCGGCCCCGACGGCCGTCCCCGCGCCCCAGCCCGTTCCCGCCGCGGCCCCCGCGGCGCAGCCGGGCGCCTCGCTCTCGGCGCGAGCCGAGCAATCGCTGGAGCGCCGCCCCTCGCTGAAGGGCCTGGGCGTCGACGTCCAGACCCGCGGCGACGTCGCCACGATCACGGGCAAGGTCCCTTCCGCCTACGAGGCGATGCTCGCGTACCGGGCCGTCGAGCAGACCGCGGGCGTCCGCGAGGTCGTCGACGACCTGGAATTCCCCCTGCCCGACGAGGATCATCCCAACCCGCTGCGGACCAAGGGCCGGCCCGACGACCTCGAGCCCTATTTCCTGCACCAGATCCGCCGCCACGCCGGCCAGTCCGCGCACGTCGACCGGGTCCGCGTGCAGGGCGACGTCGTGCAGGTGCGCGGCTCGCTGCCGCCGGCAGAAGATCCGGCGCGGCTCGACGCCCTGCTCCGCTCGATCCCTCTGCTCCGCGATTTCCACATCGAATCCACCTTTACGGCCGACTGA
- the shc gene encoding squalene--hopene cyclase, with product MIANKEGGAPQGTTAHSFIRSSMPRESALARGHDAALDRTRNWLRNGQQADGHWVGELEGDSILESESILLMAFFGREREEVCRRCARYLLKHQLPEGGWPNYPGGPAEISTSVKAYFALKLTGTPVDDPAMVKARAAVLAQGGAAACNSFTRFYLALLGQISYDDCPTVPPEMALIPSRLDFSLSAMSAWTRSIVVPLSIVSHCKPVRKLPPERGIHELFIAGDKRWKKPSQPFFSWGRFFLTVDRGLKWADRLLPTSWRRRGLQAAHRWMVEHFEDSDGLGAIYPPMIYTILALKCLDYDDDSPAVAWAWRQLDDLRIEEGDTTRFQPCVSPVWDTAIAAIALADAEDATDEPAIEKAADWLLGKELRRGGDWQVRRPGVEPTGWHFQYANGFYPDIDDTAMVLMALLRSSEADEPRFAEAIKRGVDWLLAMQNRDGGWAAFDVDIDNEVLTKVPFADHNAMLDPSCADITARVIEALGDLGYALDHPAVARGLDYLWRTQEPEGCWYGRWGVNYIYGTWQVLQGLKAIDHPMDAPALVRAADWLESVQQPCGGWGETCRTYDEPELKGTGAPTASQTSWALLGLISAGRASSPAVARGIQHLVDTQLEDGSWDEPEFTGTGFPRVFYLRYHLYRVSFPLMAIARYGRAVARERSLAPGALASRIPADPRPIA from the coding sequence ATGATCGCCAACAAGGAGGGTGGCGCTCCCCAGGGCACCACGGCCCATTCCTTCATCCGGTCGTCGATGCCCCGAGAGTCGGCCCTCGCCCGCGGCCACGACGCCGCGCTCGACCGGACCCGGAACTGGCTGCGGAACGGCCAGCAGGCCGACGGCCACTGGGTGGGCGAGCTCGAAGGCGACTCGATCCTGGAATCCGAATCCATCCTCCTCATGGCCTTCTTCGGCCGCGAGCGCGAGGAGGTCTGCCGTCGCTGCGCCCGCTACCTGCTGAAGCACCAGCTCCCCGAGGGGGGCTGGCCCAACTATCCCGGCGGACCCGCCGAGATCAGCACGTCGGTGAAGGCGTACTTCGCACTGAAGCTCACGGGCACGCCCGTCGACGACCCGGCGATGGTCAAGGCGCGGGCGGCCGTGCTCGCCCAGGGGGGCGCGGCGGCCTGCAACAGCTTCACGCGGTTCTACCTCGCCCTGCTGGGCCAGATCTCGTACGACGACTGCCCGACCGTGCCGCCCGAGATGGCCCTGATCCCCTCGCGGCTGGACTTCAGCCTCAGCGCGATGTCGGCCTGGACGCGGTCGATCGTCGTGCCGCTCTCGATCGTCTCGCACTGCAAGCCGGTCCGGAAGCTCCCCCCCGAGCGCGGGATCCACGAGCTGTTCATCGCCGGCGACAAGCGCTGGAAGAAACCGAGTCAACCGTTCTTCTCGTGGGGCCGGTTCTTCCTGACCGTCGACCGCGGCCTGAAGTGGGCCGACCGCCTGCTGCCGACCTCGTGGCGTCGTCGCGGGCTCCAGGCGGCGCATCGCTGGATGGTCGAGCACTTCGAGGACTCCGACGGGCTGGGGGCGATCTACCCGCCCATGATCTACACGATCCTGGCCCTCAAGTGCCTGGACTACGACGACGATTCGCCGGCCGTGGCCTGGGCCTGGCGCCAGCTCGACGACCTGCGGATCGAGGAAGGCGACACGACCCGCTTCCAGCCCTGCGTCTCGCCCGTGTGGGACACGGCGATCGCGGCCATCGCGCTGGCGGACGCCGAGGACGCGACCGACGAGCCCGCCATCGAGAAGGCGGCGGACTGGCTGCTCGGCAAGGAGCTGCGCCGCGGCGGCGACTGGCAGGTGCGCCGGCCGGGCGTCGAGCCCACGGGCTGGCACTTCCAGTACGCCAACGGCTTCTATCCCGACATCGACGACACGGCCATGGTCCTGATGGCCCTGCTCCGGTCGTCCGAGGCCGACGAGCCCCGCTTCGCCGAGGCGATCAAGCGCGGCGTCGACTGGCTGCTCGCCATGCAGAACCGCGACGGCGGCTGGGCGGCGTTCGACGTCGACATCGACAACGAGGTCCTGACCAAGGTCCCGTTCGCCGACCACAACGCCATGCTCGACCCGAGCTGCGCCGACATCACCGCCCGGGTGATCGAGGCCCTCGGCGACCTCGGCTACGCCCTCGACCACCCGGCCGTCGCCCGCGGCCTGGACTACCTCTGGCGGACGCAGGAGCCCGAGGGCTGCTGGTACGGCCGCTGGGGCGTGAACTACATCTACGGCACCTGGCAGGTCCTGCAGGGCCTCAAGGCGATCGACCACCCGATGGACGCCCCGGCGCTCGTGCGGGCGGCCGACTGGCTCGAATCGGTCCAGCAGCCGTGCGGCGGCTGGGGCGAGACCTGCCGGACCTACGACGAGCCCGAGCTGAAGGGGACCGGCGCCCCGACCGCCTCGCAGACCTCCTGGGCGCTGCTCGGCCTGATCTCGGCGGGGCGGGCCTCCTCCCCCGCCGTCGCCCGGGGGATCCAGCACCTGGTCGACACCCAGCTGGAGGACGGCTCGTGGGACGAGCCCGAATTCACCGGGACGGGCTTCCCGCGGGTCTTCTACCTGCGGTATCACCTGTACCGGGTCTCGTTCCCGCTCATGGCGATCGCCCGCTACGGCCGGGCCGTCGCCCGGGAGCGGAGCCTCGCCCCCGGCGCGCTGGCGAGCCGCATCCCGGCCGACCCCCGGCCGATCGCCTGA